The Gemmata palustris genome includes a region encoding these proteins:
- a CDS encoding DUF1559 domain-containing protein, with translation MRSRRGFTLIELLVVIAIIAILIGLLLPAVQKVREAASRMKCQNNLKQLGLALHNFHDSNGKFPSAAVLTVAKPVPSSNAPANHHTWLTYLLPFVEQDNLFKQTNINAAAWGQGIVGSDVSLLRCPSDAGYGKADETWGIAVTNYSGSEGYHWWPTAVFNPGTGTTGDYSGLFAITRTFKFADVTDGTSNVVAIAETTSYGFKNGPFNAQGGGLIRARGGEAVFRSAFVWTSIYGQSTQAPYMKPDGSGPMVPEQSGGQWFRAGPHSFTPTYLTAWGINCEWPGASSMHGSSVNVARADGSVGNISTSMSWPIWVAVNGVGDGSVVSN, from the coding sequence ATGCGTTCGCGTAGGGGATTTACGTTAATCGAGTTGCTGGTCGTAATTGCCATCATTGCCATCCTGATCGGTCTGCTCCTCCCCGCGGTCCAGAAGGTACGCGAGGCCGCGTCCCGGATGAAGTGCCAGAACAACCTCAAGCAGCTCGGTCTGGCGCTGCACAACTTCCACGACTCCAACGGGAAGTTCCCGTCGGCCGCCGTACTTACGGTGGCCAAACCGGTGCCGTCCTCGAATGCTCCGGCCAACCACCACACGTGGCTGACGTACTTGCTGCCGTTCGTGGAACAGGACAACCTGTTCAAGCAAACGAACATCAACGCCGCCGCCTGGGGGCAAGGGATCGTCGGAAGCGATGTGTCGCTCTTGCGTTGTCCGTCGGACGCTGGTTATGGCAAAGCTGACGAAACGTGGGGCATCGCCGTTACTAACTACTCGGGTAGCGAAGGGTATCACTGGTGGCCGACCGCGGTTTTCAACCCGGGCACGGGTACGACGGGCGACTACTCGGGGCTGTTCGCGATCACCCGGACGTTCAAGTTTGCTGACGTCACCGACGGTACATCGAACGTCGTGGCCATCGCGGAAACCACGAGCTACGGCTTCAAGAACGGTCCGTTCAACGCTCAGGGCGGCGGCCTGATTCGCGCTCGCGGTGGCGAAGCGGTGTTCCGCTCGGCGTTTGTCTGGACCAGCATCTACGGGCAATCGACTCAGGCCCCGTACATGAAGCCGGACGGTTCTGGGCCGATGGTGCCCGAGCAGTCGGGCGGCCAGTGGTTCCGTGCCGGTCCGCACAGCTTCACACCGACTTATCTGACCGCGTGGGGCATTAACTGTGAGTGGCCGGGCGCGAGTTCGATGCACGGGAGTTCGGTCAATGTGGCTCGTGCGGACGGTTCGGTCGGCAATATCAGCACGAGCATGTCGTGGCCGATTTGGGTCGCGGTGAACGGTGTCGGTGACGGCTCTGTCGTTTCCAACTGA